Proteins encoded together in one Labrus mixtus chromosome 18, fLabMix1.1, whole genome shotgun sequence window:
- the LOC132993708 gene encoding transmembrane protein 179, which produces MLRLRSELPPLRRRSFSSRQRAREGNGKMALDNLIFAQCILYFLAFVFGFIAVVPLSENTEDFGGKCLLFTRGIWQNENITVSKQRFVVEEWGPESSCSFITFVGIASLILSAVQAWRLLFFLCKGHDDSIFNAFLNLLISSLVVFIVFLSSTIVSVGFNMWCDSVTEGGSMPSSCEDLQDTDLELGLNNSAFYDQFAIAQFGLWAAWLTWLGIAVMAFLKVYHNYRQEDLLDSLIHEKELLLGRSSRRNSDLKTGLI; this is translated from the exons ATGCTGCGCCTCCGCTCAGAACTGCCTCCACTGCGCAGGCGCAGTTTCTCCAGCAGGCAGCGAGCAAGAGAGGGAAACGGAAAAATGGCCCTCGATAATTTAATTTTCGCCCAGTGCATCCTTTATTTTTTAGCCTTTGTATTCGGTTTCATCGCCGTGGTGCCTCTGTCTGAAAACACGGAAGATTTCGGGGGGAAATGTCTGCTCTTCACTCGGGGCATCTGGCAAAATGAGAACATCACCGTGTCGAAGCAGCGCTTCGTCGTTGAGGAGTGGGGACCCGAGTCCTCCTGCAGCTTCATCACTTTTGTCGGGATAGCGTCCCTCATCCTGTCCGCAGTGCAGGCGTGGAGGCTGCTCTTCTTCCTGTGCAAAGGACACGACGA CTCCATCTTCAACGCTTTCCTCAACCTGCTGATCAGCTCCTTGGTGGTGTTCATAGTCTTCCTGTCCAGCACAATCGTCAGTGTGGGGTTCAACATGTGGTGCGACTCCGTCACTGAGGGTGGGAGCATGCCAAGCAG CTGTGAGGACCTGCAGGACACTGATCTAGAACTGGGACTGAACAACTCAGCTTTCTATGACCAGTTCGCTATAGCACAG TTTGGCCTGTGGGCGGCCTGGCTCACCTGGCTCGGGATCGCAGTCATGGCCTTCTTGAAGGTCTACCACAACTACAGACAAGAGGACCTGCTGGACAGCCTGATCCATGAGAAGGAGCTGCTGCTAGGTCGCTCCTCACGTCGCAACTCTGACCTCAAGACTGGCCTGATTTAG